The following are encoded in a window of Nitrospirota bacterium genomic DNA:
- a CDS encoding NAD-dependent deacylase: MSLVEARSRIASARAITILTGAGISADSGVPTFRGADGLWHNFRAEDLATPEAFERDSRLVWEWYNWRREILATKRPNEAHHALVRLEERANNFHLITQNVDGLHRLAGSRNLSELHGDIWKVRCTSCRVVTDNREVPLALLPHCHTCGGLLRPHIVWFGEALDEQVLANSFQTVESCDVMIIVGTSGLVYPAAMLTPAAKANHAFVIEINLDPTPHSSVVSLSLQGRAKDIVPLLL; the protein is encoded by the coding sequence ATGAGCCTTGTAGAAGCACGTTCACGCATTGCCTCCGCGCGAGCCATCACGATCCTGACCGGCGCGGGTATTTCAGCCGACAGCGGCGTGCCGACGTTTCGCGGGGCCGACGGCCTATGGCACAACTTTCGCGCAGAAGACCTGGCGACGCCCGAGGCCTTTGAGCGAGATTCGCGACTGGTCTGGGAATGGTACAACTGGCGGCGGGAGATCCTCGCCACGAAGCGACCGAATGAGGCGCACCATGCCCTGGTGCGTCTGGAAGAACGTGCAAATAATTTCCACCTCATTACGCAAAACGTCGACGGGCTCCATCGGCTGGCAGGCTCACGAAATTTATCAGAACTACACGGCGACATCTGGAAGGTCCGCTGCACCTCCTGCCGAGTAGTCACCGACAATCGAGAGGTCCCCCTCGCGCTCCTTCCCCACTGCCACACCTGTGGCGGGTTGCTCCGGCCACACATCGTCTGGTTCGGAGAAGCACTCGATGAGCAGGTCCTGGCCAATAGTTTCCAGACCGTGGAATCCTGCGACGTGATGATCATTGTAGGAACATCAGGACTCGTCTACCCGGCTGCCATGCTGACGCCGGCAGCCAAGGCCAATCATGCGTTCGTGATCGAGATCAACCTTGACCCCACTCCCCATTCATCTGTTGTGAGCCTCTCACTCCAAGGAAGGGCGAAAGATATCGTTCCCTTACTCCTGTAG
- a CDS encoding 2-dehydropantoate 2-reductase — MKNILMVGAGSVGGFFGAHLAKNNPNVSFLLRPKTLAAVKQNGLTIRSAKGTFTVHPPAASDLRELPKPDLIILSVKSYDLDEVLTQIEPVLTNQTVILTLQNGVDTEDRIVARLQRDCVIGGVAFIYSKIASPGVIDHYKKGAVAIGEMMGHQSPRLLAIADLFKQAGIPCQLTEDVRKSKWEKMCWNCVFNPLTVIVDDKVAKTLEHPEMLRVIHQIVEEVSAVAASVKVPLSPDMAEKVVRWTQEIRDIHTSMYDDWKAGRPTEIDYLNGYIVQKGREFGIPTPVNEALTAMIKTITEKEKTGPGIVRIDGAVVQPVSLDRAAIAALPAEQQLDISTVMPNMKGKGIRLKALLDVPALAIKADHVTVYSADGKYSACLTLAQALEWGILLYEVDGEALSESKGGPYRLVTPGLGDLCANVKGVARIEVTIGTGTDTRPSVRTNC, encoded by the coding sequence ATGAAAAATATCCTGATGGTCGGTGCCGGGTCGGTGGGCGGGTTTTTCGGGGCGCATCTGGCGAAAAATAATCCTAATGTGTCCTTCCTGCTGCGGCCCAAGACGCTCGCAGCCGTGAAGCAGAATGGCCTCACGATCCGGAGTGCCAAGGGCACCTTTACCGTGCATCCTCCAGCCGCTTCAGATCTGCGAGAGCTGCCGAAGCCAGACCTGATCATCCTCTCCGTCAAATCCTACGATCTGGACGAGGTGCTGACACAAATCGAACCGGTCCTGACCAATCAGACCGTCATCCTGACCCTCCAGAACGGAGTCGACACGGAAGATCGCATCGTGGCGCGCCTTCAACGGGATTGCGTCATTGGTGGCGTGGCCTTCATCTATTCCAAGATCGCGTCACCCGGCGTCATCGATCATTATAAGAAGGGGGCTGTGGCCATCGGCGAGATGATGGGACATCAGAGTCCTCGTCTGTTGGCTATCGCGGATTTGTTTAAGCAGGCGGGGATTCCCTGTCAACTCACAGAGGACGTGCGGAAGAGCAAGTGGGAGAAGATGTGCTGGAACTGTGTCTTCAATCCGCTCACGGTCATTGTCGATGATAAAGTGGCGAAGACCCTGGAGCATCCGGAGATGCTTCGCGTCATTCATCAGATTGTCGAGGAAGTCTCAGCCGTTGCCGCCTCGGTCAAGGTGCCGCTGTCGCCGGATATGGCCGAGAAAGTCGTGCGTTGGACGCAGGAGATTCGCGACATCCATACCTCCATGTATGACGATTGGAAGGCCGGACGTCCGACCGAAATCGATTACTTGAACGGGTACATTGTGCAAAAGGGACGTGAGTTCGGCATCCCGACACCGGTCAATGAAGCGCTGACGGCGATGATCAAGACGATTACGGAAAAGGAAAAGACCGGTCCAGGTATCGTGCGGATCGACGGGGCGGTGGTGCAGCCTGTCTCGCTGGATCGTGCGGCGATCGCGGCCTTGCCGGCGGAACAGCAGCTCGATATTTCGACGGTGATGCCCAACATGAAAGGCAAGGGGATTCGCCTGAAAGCCTTGCTGGATGTGCCGGCCTTGGCGATCAAGGCCGATCACGTCACGGTGTATTCGGCAGACGGAAAATATTCAGCCTGTCTCACGCTCGCGCAAGCCTTGGAATGGGGGATTCTGCTGTACGAAGTAGATGGAGAGGCACTGTCGGAATCGAAAGGCGGGCCCTATCGCTTGGTGACTCCCGGGCTGGGAGATCTGTGTGCCAATGTGAAGGGGGTCGCGCGGATCGAAGTCACGATCGGAACCGGCACAGATACGCGGCCATCAGTCCGGACGAATTGCTGA
- a CDS encoding MATE family efflux transporter, which translates to MASRIAQIRKSVLTLALPVTVSSLLQRTEGIAAVFLVGGLGATSIAAVGLGQLLAFMSTTLVSGLSVGANVLIAQLSGARRTKDVGEAATHLLGLAAIVSCALVVLGLSLNRLTMELLGAEHHVIALALPYSNLIFLVIPCTIFLQVLSSIMQGTGNTKTPMYALIAVNLLYLSIAYPLIYGLWGFPAWGLTGAALATGLAEGTGVLYLLWANRTVFRKSLKPRYDLLRSTWQIGAPVSGERMFQQAGIILYTKIVLLYGTVTYAAHQVGLSIESLSFLPGYGFAIAAATMVGQSIGAGKYVRAKLENWEANRLATIAMASMGVLFFFFPYVLLRAFTNDEAVVELGTVFLRIVAILQVPLALTMVLAGSLRGAGDTRFIMWATTIGMWGIRVPLAVIAGPWLALDVLYVWSAMIADWTVRMGLLLWRYRSERWKAIRVFR; encoded by the coding sequence ATGGCATCCCGCATCGCACAAATCAGAAAGTCCGTCCTGACCCTTGCATTACCGGTCACGGTCAGCAGCCTGCTCCAACGGACCGAGGGCATCGCCGCCGTCTTCCTCGTAGGCGGACTCGGTGCCACATCCATTGCCGCAGTTGGGCTTGGCCAACTACTGGCCTTCATGTCCACCACGCTCGTCTCAGGACTATCGGTAGGCGCCAACGTCCTTATCGCGCAACTATCGGGGGCTCGCCGCACCAAAGACGTCGGGGAAGCTGCCACCCACCTCCTCGGACTGGCCGCCATCGTCTCTTGCGCCCTCGTGGTACTCGGATTGTCCTTGAATCGTCTCACCATGGAACTCTTGGGCGCAGAGCACCATGTAATCGCATTGGCCCTTCCCTACTCGAATCTGATCTTCCTGGTCATTCCCTGTACGATCTTCCTGCAAGTCCTCTCCTCGATCATGCAAGGTACCGGGAATACCAAGACTCCGATGTATGCTTTGATCGCCGTGAATCTTCTCTATTTGTCGATTGCCTATCCGCTGATCTATGGACTCTGGGGCTTCCCTGCCTGGGGCCTCACCGGAGCAGCCCTGGCCACCGGTCTTGCAGAAGGAACCGGCGTGCTCTATCTCCTTTGGGCCAATCGAACAGTCTTCAGGAAGTCGCTCAAGCCACGATATGATCTCCTGCGCTCCACCTGGCAGATCGGCGCACCGGTTTCCGGCGAACGGATGTTTCAACAGGCAGGGATTATCCTCTATACCAAGATCGTGCTGCTCTACGGAACCGTAACCTACGCAGCCCATCAAGTGGGCCTGTCGATCGAGTCCCTCTCGTTCCTGCCTGGATACGGTTTCGCGATCGCCGCGGCCACGATGGTGGGACAGAGTATCGGCGCAGGAAAATATGTCCGGGCCAAACTTGAAAACTGGGAGGCGAACCGGTTAGCCACCATCGCGATGGCTTCGATGGGCGTCTTATTCTTCTTCTTTCCCTACGTGCTACTCCGCGCATTTACGAATGACGAAGCGGTGGTCGAACTCGGAACTGTTTTCCTCCGCATCGTCGCCATCCTCCAAGTGCCGCTCGCCCTCACCATGGTCCTGGCAGGGTCGCTACGTGGAGCGGGCGATACCAGGTTCATCATGTGGGCAACCACGATCGGCATGTGGGGAATCCGCGTACCACTGGCAGTCATCGCAGGCCCCTGGCTCGCGCTGGATGTACTCTATGTCTGGAGCGCGATGATTGCAGATTGGACGGTCAGAATGGGGCTACTACTCTGGCGCTACAGATCGGAACGATGGAAGGCGATTCGGGTCTTTCGATGA
- a CDS encoding DUF2779 domain-containing protein, translating to MNELNDPVPASSSKAPRLSKSKFLSGLQCHKRLYLEIHQPYLATKPDAATQAMFEMGTEVGELARSRFPGGVLVTAGYRQSEAALAQTAALIQDPAVPAIFEAAFLHAGVLIRADVLERIPAEEGQPCGWRLIEVKSSTRVKDIHLEDLAVQSEVIVGAGLMLASVGLMHINTGYLYREGAIDLTALFAIEDLSEAVAQRRAEVPGRLAEMTRMLLQPHAPAIEPDRHCHTPYDCPFWDHCTKDKPDRWIHYLPGSKQVVGQLTQQGVTTIDEIPAGTKLSPVQRRVKENVEWVSAKLGTMLQAVKYPVHHLDFETVMMAVPRFTETRPYQALPVQWSNHIEQKTGELRHEEFLHKDVSDPRKVLVESLLESLGEKGSICVYSPYERSILEQLSVAIPSLKPALSRIIARLWDLFPIIRDHYYHPSFGGSYSIKSVLPAMVPALAYDDLAIKEGGHAASQYYRMVFVETDWIERATIEESLLRYCERDTLAMVELRRALQEKAQGKAD from the coding sequence ATGAATGAACTGAACGATCCCGTACCAGCTTCTTCTTCGAAGGCTCCGCGCCTGTCGAAGTCGAAATTTCTGTCCGGCCTTCAATGTCATAAGCGGCTGTATCTCGAAATTCACCAGCCTTATCTGGCGACGAAGCCGGATGCGGCGACTCAGGCGATGTTTGAGATGGGCACAGAAGTCGGAGAGTTGGCCAGGAGCCGCTTCCCAGGCGGTGTGTTGGTCACAGCTGGCTATCGCCAGAGCGAGGCTGCGCTGGCGCAGACGGCGGCCCTGATTCAGGATCCCGCGGTGCCGGCCATTTTCGAAGCGGCATTTTTGCATGCCGGGGTCTTAATTCGTGCAGATGTGCTGGAGCGTATTCCAGCCGAAGAGGGACAGCCCTGTGGTTGGCGTCTGATCGAGGTCAAGTCTTCCACCAGGGTCAAAGATATCCATCTCGAAGATCTCGCGGTGCAAAGCGAAGTAATCGTCGGTGCAGGGCTGATGCTCGCCTCTGTCGGTCTCATGCATATCAATACAGGTTATCTCTATCGTGAGGGGGCTATCGATCTGACAGCGCTGTTTGCGATTGAGGATCTATCCGAGGCGGTCGCGCAACGCAGGGCTGAGGTGCCGGGTCGGTTGGCTGAAATGACTCGTATGTTGCTCCAGCCTCACGCCCCTGCGATTGAGCCGGATCGGCATTGTCATACACCCTACGATTGCCCCTTCTGGGACCATTGCACCAAAGACAAGCCGGATCGGTGGATTCATTACTTGCCGGGATCGAAGCAGGTGGTCGGTCAGTTGACGCAACAGGGCGTGACGACGATCGATGAGATTCCTGCCGGTACGAAATTGTCGCCGGTTCAGCGCCGCGTGAAAGAGAATGTCGAGTGGGTATCTGCGAAACTCGGCACCATGCTACAGGCGGTGAAGTATCCCGTGCATCACCTCGATTTCGAGACGGTCATGATGGCGGTGCCCCGGTTTACTGAAACGAGACCCTATCAAGCTCTTCCGGTTCAGTGGTCGAATCACATTGAACAGAAAACCGGTGAGTTACGCCACGAGGAGTTTCTCCACAAGGATGTCAGCGATCCTCGGAAGGTACTGGTCGAATCCTTGCTGGAGTCTCTGGGGGAGAAGGGAAGTATCTGCGTGTATTCACCCTACGAACGGTCCATCCTGGAACAACTCTCTGTGGCTATTCCGTCTCTCAAACCTGCCTTGTCTCGCATCATTGCCAGGCTCTGGGACCTCTTCCCGATCATACGAGATCATTACTACCATCCATCGTTCGGCGGGTCGTACTCCATCAAGTCGGTGCTGCCGGCGATGGTACCTGCACTTGCCTATGACGATTTGGCGATCAAAGAGGGAGGGCATGCCGCCAGTCAGTACTACCGCATGGTCTTTGTCGAAACCGATTGGATCGAGCGGGCGACGATTGAGGAAAGTCTGCTGCGGTATTGCGAGCGAGATACCTTGGCGATGGTCGAACTGAGACGAGCGTTGCAGGAAAAGGCACAGGGAAAAGCTGATTGA
- a CDS encoding GNAT family N-acetyltransferase, producing MTMTPPRSNILVRNTQPEDFPAIIELSKAVYSFPPHWNETLLASHLEVFPEGQFVAIDSSSKKLVGMAASLIIRWDDYNFCGSWKDFTARGMLTNHDPGRGRTLYGAEVMVSPDVQRGGIGSALYAARRRLIEDLKLPRIRAGARLRGYYRYADRMSAEDYAVKVIRGELEGMTLAFQLKQGFRVLAVVADYLPGDPESLGYGAVIEWINKQIATPLDYGDRDPKFDPLMPL from the coding sequence ATGACTATGACGCCCCCCAGATCCAACATTCTCGTCCGCAATACGCAGCCTGAAGATTTCCCGGCGATTATCGAGCTCTCGAAGGCCGTGTACTCCTTCCCTCCCCACTGGAACGAAACCCTCCTGGCTTCCCACCTTGAGGTCTTCCCTGAAGGCCAGTTTGTCGCGATCGATTCGTCCTCGAAAAAACTTGTAGGGATGGCGGCCAGCTTGATCATCCGATGGGATGACTATAATTTTTGCGGATCATGGAAGGATTTCACAGCCAGAGGCATGCTCACCAACCATGACCCAGGGCGGGGACGAACACTCTACGGAGCAGAGGTCATGGTCTCGCCTGACGTTCAGCGGGGAGGAATCGGCTCTGCTCTCTACGCCGCCAGACGCCGCCTCATCGAAGACCTGAAGCTGCCACGCATTCGCGCTGGCGCTCGGTTACGAGGCTATTACCGCTATGCCGACCGGATGAGCGCTGAAGACTATGCGGTCAAGGTCATCCGAGGGGAACTGGAAGGCATGACGTTGGCCTTTCAACTGAAGCAGGGATTTCGTGTCTTAGCCGTAGTCGCGGACTATCTTCCAGGCGATCCGGAAAGCCTCGGGTATGGCGCGGTCATCGAATGGATCAACAAACAGATTGCGACCCCGTTAGATTATGGAGATCGCGATCCGAAATTCGACCCGCTCATGCCTCTCTAG
- a CDS encoding carbon-nitrogen hydrolase family protein has translation MERLRIASLQYFIRPVQTFDQFRDQVQALVETAADYKAQLLVFPEYFTVQLLTLGNVKRPIREQVRDLAHQADRFSTLMAELAKQHGLYIVAGTIPVMEEDSDLVYNESFFFSPTGARGVQGKLHMTRFEKDEWKVSPRSKFRIFETDFGRVAITICYDVEFPEIARAAGREGAHILVVPSCTDDRQGFLRVRYCAQARAIENQMYVVQSSTVGSLPMVPAVSLNYGQASILTPSDFAFSRDGILAEGIPNQESMVIGDINLTTILQARSHGTVLPLLDSHQTSEIVRQTEVVPLV, from the coding sequence ATGGAACGTCTTCGCATCGCATCGCTCCAATACTTCATCAGACCCGTCCAAACCTTCGATCAATTTCGCGACCAGGTGCAGGCCCTCGTGGAAACGGCGGCCGATTATAAAGCCCAGCTCCTGGTCTTTCCCGAGTACTTCACCGTCCAACTCCTCACGTTAGGCAATGTGAAGCGCCCCATTCGTGAGCAGGTCAGAGATCTGGCCCATCAAGCCGACCGCTTCAGCACACTCATGGCAGAGCTGGCCAAACAGCATGGCTTATACATCGTGGCCGGCACGATTCCCGTAATGGAAGAGGATTCAGACCTGGTGTACAACGAAAGCTTCTTCTTTTCTCCCACCGGCGCGCGCGGGGTCCAGGGGAAACTCCACATGACCCGTTTCGAGAAAGACGAATGGAAGGTGTCGCCCCGCTCGAAGTTTCGCATTTTTGAAACCGACTTCGGACGGGTCGCGATCACTATCTGCTACGACGTCGAGTTTCCTGAAATTGCCAGAGCAGCGGGACGGGAAGGAGCCCATATTCTCGTCGTTCCCAGTTGCACCGACGACCGCCAAGGGTTTCTCCGAGTGCGCTATTGCGCACAAGCCAGAGCCATCGAAAACCAGATGTACGTGGTGCAGTCCTCAACCGTCGGATCGCTCCCCATGGTGCCGGCCGTGAGCCTCAATTATGGCCAAGCATCAATTTTGACTCCGAGCGACTTCGCCTTCTCGCGGGACGGCATCCTGGCAGAAGGGATTCCCAACCAGGAAAGTATGGTGATTGGCGATATCAATCTGACCACCATTCTCCAAGCTCGGTCTCACGGCACCGTCCTGCCCTTACTCGACAGCCATCAAACCAGTGAGATCGTCCGGCAGACCGAAGTCGTTCCCCTCGTATGA